The sequence below is a genomic window from Bos taurus isolate L1 Dominette 01449 registration number 42190680 breed Hereford chromosome 7, ARS-UCD2.0, whole genome shotgun sequence.
CTGAGAAAACCAGTTGAAAGAGGTCCTCTCTCCCGCTGCGAGTTAACAAGGAAAGCCCTCAGGGTTGGAAAGGATGGGAGAAGTCAGGAGACAGACCAGGCCAGACCACTTCCCATCATTTAGCAGCAGGGGATTGACTGGAGGCCAGGCCTCTGGTCTCTGAGGCTGATTTACACCAACTTCTTGGCTTTAAAGAAGCTCTTGAGGTGCTGCATCTGCCAGATGCCGGTGGCCACAAGGATAAGGGTCTGCAGGATGGACCACCACAGCACCCTCTGATTGGTGCTCTCACTGGTCTGTCGGAAGTGCTCCTCTCGACGCTGTGAGAAGGGGAGAAGGAGTAAGGCATGTTGCTAGCACAGAACTGACCTCCAGGGGAAAAGCTGAAAGAGCCACTCCCTGGGAGGTTACACGTCTGCTGTCCCAActgggcccagcccagcccctcacCCTCTGGTATTCCTGCTCCTTCTGGATCTTCTCCACCTGCTCCACCAGCTGCTGTATGCGCAGATGCAGCAGGGTCAGCTTGTCATTGGCTGCAAGTTCCGTATGATCATTGGTGTGTTCACCCAACTGCATGTCCAAGTGAATGGCCTGAGGAGCAGAGAAGCCAAGGTTTGGAGGTCAGGGAGCACCTGCAGGAAACCCAGCTTCCACACACTAGGCTGGGCCTGACTGAACTGAGCAGTTCATTTCCTCACACTCAGTGATGTGGGAACAGCCCTGCTCCAGGTGCCAAAATCCCAGATCAAGGCCCTGCTTGCATGGAGTTCCAAGTCCAAAAGACAGAAGGGACAGAACAAAATGTGCAGAGAAACCAAGGTGTGACTCAGTGTTTGAGACAGCCAGCTTCTAGGAGATCTGTGTCAGTGGGAGGTAGTAATGAAGAGCCTGGGAGCATTCAGCTGGCAGACAGCTCTGAATCTCACATTAGAAGCTTGGGCTTCATTCTAGAGATGGCAGGGGACCTAGGGATGATTTTAAGTCCAAGTGATTCCCTCCTGGGTTCCCTCTCATTCGTCAGGACCTGTTCTCTGTAGGCTTACTTCATGGAAAGCCCAGCCCTCATCAAGAGGCACCACCTACAGAACCCTCGTCACCCCAGGGACTGAGACATTGAGGACTGGTGACGTTCCCCTCCATACTCACCAGTTTGCCATCATAGAAGAGGGCGAACCGGATGGACTTGAGGTGAAGGCAGACCTCATGCTCTCCTGGAGACTGGGAGGTGAAGGTGAAGCTGCCCCGAGGGCCATACTGACGGGCCAGCAGATTCTAGCAGAAACAGCTTCTGGTGAGCACAGAGAAACGGACCAGAAACCTGCTTCTAGGAGAGGAACTCTGGGGGTATCCCAGGTTCTGACCCTCACTGGCCAGACCAGGAAGGAGGATGTGAGAGAAAAGGCATCGGTCCGGGTTCAAAAATCTCAGATCCCAGCACTGTCAATACACAGTAACTCTACAGTTTGCAAAGAGTGTGGCCTTCCTTGAGCCCTCCTGCCTGTGAGGAGATGGTCCCTCGTCTAAGAAACGGAGGGCTAGGGAGGACGAGGCATTGACGCTGGAGACCGCGGAgggcgggggaggtgggggggaggggagggcgggtGAAGGGGGCGGGGCTGCAGGGAGTTAAGGCCTGCCTCACCTTGTTCTCAGGGTCCTTCACAAACACGAACAAATTGATCCACTGCGGGGAGGGCTGGTACTTTTCCATAGCAGGGTCGTACAGTTCGGTCTTATAGTTACCTAATGGAGAGGCAGCCTGGATGCATCTTCATCCACAGTCGTGACCAAGAGCCCACCACGGACTTTTGGTCACAGGGGTGGTGGTGGGCGGAGGAACAGGAAGATCTGGTCTGATTGTGGGGCCTGGCCAcagccctctgcctctctcttcccttctccaaccCTGCTTTTCTGCTGTTACCCGGATCTGGATCAGTCTTGCCTCCTCTGTGTCCCCAACCCCTGCACAGGCAATGGAGAGGGTGCTTTGACCACACAGCTGTCCGCCTGTTTCCCATCCGTGCCCATCCGTGCCCTCCCTGGGCCCTGAGCTGATCCCGCGGGCCCCATCTTCCATTCCCTCTGAGGGCTCTGGGTATGGGTAGGGCAAGGCCGGGACTGGCGGCGCGCGCGCACCTATGACCACGGTGCCATCGGGGATCTCCTGAATGAAGCACTTCTCCTCCAGCTCACGGACCTCGAGGTAGAACGCGGCCCCGCCGCCCGCCAGCGCCAGCAGCTGCCACAGCAGCAGCGGCAGGGCCAATCCGGCTGCCCTCGCTCGCCCCATCCCAGCCCGGGACCGGCGCGGGGCCCAGGGCCTCGTGTCCCGCAGGCCCCCGCCACTTTCCCAGGCGAGCCCGAGGGTCTCTGCGTCCCGCCTGCGGAGACTGCAAACTAGCGTACAGACTACAAATCCCAGGAGCGCTTGCGCGGCCCCGCCCCAGGCGCGTTCCCGCGAACCTGCGTTGCGAAATGGCCACACGAGCTCCCAGCCTGCCACTGAGGCGCTCTAGAACGCTTTCCTTGCCTTACCTCGCTTAATGCTCTCAGAGATCCAAGGAAGCAGGTACTCTTAGCGCCATCTTGTTGATGTGGTAACTGAGCcgcagagagaggaaggaaggggattGCCCTCTGAAACTTGCAGAGCTGTTGCCAGAGATGGGTGACTGGACCTAAACTTCAAGGAGGTTAGAAGTGATGGTAGACGGAATGTTGAGACAGATGAGAACTGCATACAAGCCCCATGGAATTCAGAGGCTGAGATAGTAGTtcaggaaagggagggagaaatgTCCCTTTTATGGAAGGGTAAGTTTGACTCAGGGCTTCgcaggtggagcagtggtaaagaatctgcctgccaatgcagaagagggaagagacacagattcaatctctgggtcgggaagatcccctggaggagggcgtggcaacccattccagtattctagcctggagaatcccacggagaggagcctggtgggctacagtccatagggtcgcaaagaatctgacacgactgaagcgacttagcaaacacGCAAGTTTGACTCAAGCTCTGAAAAATGGTTAAATCTCCCTGAGCAGCGAGGGAGCAAGAACCACTTAGGTGGAAAGACCTAGAATTACCTAGGAGCAGTAGACAGTTAAGGTACTAGAAAGTTtatgggagggaggaggtaaATTGGGCCAAATCACTGAGGGGGCAGGAGCTGCCAGGCCCACTTGCACAGGTGGGACCCTTCATCCAGTGGGACCAAAAGAAGAGATTGTGGGTGAGCCTGGAGAGTGAAAGAAGGCATCAGGAATgcaactggaaaaggcaagggaataTACAACTGAAAGGTGTGGGAGAATGGGGCCAACATGACAGGATAGGGATCCAGGAATAGCAAATCTCAAGAATTCCAAAGCTCACAGTGCCCTGAGTAGGCAGTGTAGACCCAAGTGTCAATATAAAGCAGTAATCTATCCAGGTGGTGGGATGAAGTCCTCCACCATCTCGTACTTGGTAATGATACATACTCATTGGTTTATTCAGcaatataaaataatgatgatgaaaataataatattcttttattcttctgtGCCAGCCACTGTTTTAAGCACTTTTAAGTGTATtaactaaattaatatttttaaaactttataaggTAGACTCTAATGGGATTCCAATTTAACAGATGGAGAAGCAGTGGCAAAGAAAAGTTGAGTAATACTTGCCCAAGTTCATCCAGCTGATAAGCAGCAGACATTTGCTCACACAAGCTCTGGGCAAGACCTTACGATGCATATTGgatgaaaagatgaataaaacctgTCTCCTTCCCTCTAATAGCccactgaaaagcaaaggatCAATGTCAATACAGTATTTTAAGATTAAtgatatgtttcagttcagttcagtcgctcagtcgtgtccgactctttgcgaccccatgaatcgcagcacgccaggcctccctgtccatcaccaactcctggagttcacccagactcatgtccattgagtcagtgatgccatccagccatctcatcctctgtcgtccccttctcctcctgcccccaatccctcccagcatcacagtcttttccaatgagtcaactcgtctcatgaggtggccaaagtactggagtttcagctttagcatcagtccttccaaagaaatcccagggctgatctccttcagaatggactggttggatatccttgcagtccaagggactctcaagagccttctccaacatcacagttcaaaagcatcaattcttcggcactagccttcacagtccaactctcacatccatacatgaccacaggaaaaaccatagccttgactagacggacctttgttggcaaagtaatgtctctgcttttcaatatgctatctaggttggtcataactttccttccaaggagtaagcgtcttaatttcatggctgcagtcaccatccacagtgattttggagcccagaaaaataaagtctgacactgtttccactgtttccccatccatttcccatgaagtggtgggaccggatgccatgatcttcgttttctaaatgttgagctttaagccaactttttcactctccactttcactttcatcaggaggctttttagttcctcttcactttctgccataagggtggtatcatctacatatctgaggttcttgatatttctcctggaaatcttgattccagctgtgcttcttccagctcagggtttctcatgatgtactctgcatataagttaaataagcagggtgacaatatacagccttgacgtactccttttcctatttggaagcagtctgttgttccctgtccagttctaactgttgcttcctgacctgcatacaaatttctcaagaggcaggtcaggtggtctggtattcccatctctttcagaattttccacaatttattgtgagtTACCACAAATTGTCCCCTCGCTTTCGCAATGTGGCCTGTTGATAATTCCAGGGGAAagtttttgttccttcattgGGAATGGTCTTTAACAAAAATGGCAGATGCAAGTGTTAACAAAGGCAAACACTTTAGAAAGGTCAATTAAAACAACAACTGAAAAGCATTAGTTGGATTTGGAAACTAGTTGTTCACAAAGGGCATTCACCAGGAGCTGGGAGCGGGGATGATTATGACTTAGGGTTTGGGAGACTGAGTGAGCTGCTGTCCATGGTCCTGAATCGTGATTGCCCATACCACTGTCTGCATTAAAGGActggtttggttttggtttttgttgttaatATAAAATTTCCAATCCCTCATGAACCAATGcttttgtaaaacaaaattttaaaaaatgaaacattatgTGCTTGGATATCACATCAATGTTAAATTTTTACAAAAGTTTCTAAACACTCAATTTCTGTACTTTATCTCTTTGAAGATCTATAACTAATGCTAATGGACCAACACTAGTCCACAGTGAGTAGTATTGTTTCATAGCCAGTGGTCAGACTGCCCACAGAAATCTTCTAAAGGGACAAAAGTGTAAAATTATTAGGGGctgcacgactgagcgacttcactttcacttttcactttcatgcattggagaaggaaatgacaacccactccagtgttcttgcctggagaatcccagggacaggggagcctggtgggctgctgtctatggggtctcacatagtcggacacgactgaagtgacttagccgcagcagcagcagagacatgcATGTAAGGAGACAGCACACCAGCAAAGATTTCGAAGTCAAGAATTCAGATGTTGGAAATGGTGAGGTGATTTCCAAGTGGCAAAAGTATTGTTTTGAtgataaaatctgtttttaaacgATGACAGGATTGAGAATATGAGAGCAGTGAGGGATTCTCCCACTTGACAATGGGAGAGTCTCCCACAATGACTTGATCTCATTCCACACTGCCAAGACCACTGAACCTGGGTGTCATTTGTGAGATTCAAAGGAGATATTGGGGGAACTACATCTACTTGCCCTATTTGGGGTTCCCCCAAGATCTAGTCTCTGCAGGCCTCTACTACATGCTGTGCCCTTTTTAAGGGATGTCCCAAACCCCCATTGCTGCCTTCTTTTCCACTTGCCTAATTCCTGTTCACCCTTTCAAGTCTCAAGTGCAGCGACACTTTCTTAGGTGTTTCTAATCCTGGGTTCCTTGGGGCCTTGTATTAACCATTGAATTACAGTTGTCCATTCACACTCAAGCCCCTTGGGGCTGATGGCTATAAGGGATAAAGACAGGTTTCTGCCACAAATTTATCTCTGTGCTTACCAAAGCCTAGTGAAAATCCAGGAACAGCATGATTGTGTGATGGATGTTTGGTtagagaaagggaagagagatgaaggaaagaaagaataaaagtatggagagaaaggaaggggaatagaaagaggaaaaagagaaattggagagataaagagagaagggaaaggatgaagggggaagaagaaagaaaggatggaggaggtgggagagaaagaaggaagaagagcaaTGGTGAGTCATAAGCACTGGAAAAGCCAAAATCTCCATATCTGATGCCTGGCCTTTCTTGTGATGTCCCCTCCTCATTATTCCCGTTAAGCATCTCAAGCTGAGGATGGTGTGGGTGGAGGCTTATCAGGGTCACAATGTCCTGCATCTAAAATTGGAGCTTCCATGAGCAATTCTGCTCTGGTGCTGGGTGGATTCTGTTGGTTTGCTGGTGACCTCCACTTCATCCCCAGGATACCACAGTGCCACTGTCCCTTCTTATGGTCCATTGGCCTCTACATTCTTCTTCCTCCCTGGCCTGTAGGAAAACAGTCTTTGTGACCGTCTCCACAAAGGAATTTCCTATgcattttctttccctgtgctTTCTGTCCCAGAACACCTAGGCACTGAAGGGTGTGTATGTGCTGAATCCAGGGACATCAAGAACAGTATCACTCTGGATCTGGAATCAACTACACTTCTTGATTCAGATACCCCCTGCTCCCAGGCTGACATTGATCCCTCTGACAGAATTCTTCTACTCCTGGTGAGTTTTCTCACTGTCTTCCTTTCTAGTCCATCTTTCCTTCAAGGCAGTCCATCTCACAGGGATGTGTCTGGCTTGGTCCtccttcctgcactgcaggggttCCCATAATGAGGGCAAATCAAAGGGAGTGGCTGGTCTGTGTCTCAGTCCCTGAGAATCAGGAAGCCATTGATTCCAGGACTCAGAGGACAACTAGGGATAGTGTGGCCAAAAACTATACTTAAGTAACACACATAAGTTCCTGCTCTACTCCAGCCAAAATGTCATTATGCTTTCCCAAAGTTAAATGTTTGCAGCATCCTCAAAGTTCTCCACCATcttccaaacatcttttctgcaTGATTAAAAAAATGCACAGACTTGGCTGAGGTACCAGGACTTCTCTCTGGGCTCTGTTTTAAGCAAGGGCAAATCCTCTCCCCTCATGCCTGAGGCTGTATAAATGAACCTGGACATGGGATGCAGCTTTCTCAGACATCGTCTACTGCTTATAACCCTTTCTGTCAAGTTCTCTAACTGGTAACCACTCCTGCCCTTGACTGAAGACTTCCTCTCCAGTCTTTCATACAAATGGGAACCCCTATTCTTTAGGTTCAAAGGTCATTCATTGTCTATAATGAGATAGAGCCCAGGGGAAaggtggagggaggagagaggaggaggatggCAAAAGCAGACAGTGACACTTCCTTCTTCCAATTTctccccctttcctctcctctattttctcctctctctcccatAGCACTTCCCACctctctcttctgtttttaaaatgtaggttttaCTATGATTTAGGCATGGTGAGGCCTAAAGGTAGGAGATGACTGCTATTGAAAAGatagtttggggacttccctggaagtccagtggttaagactccgtgcttcctctgtaggggatgagggttcaattcctgattggggaactaagatccctcataaagcttggtgtggccaaaaaaaaaaaaaaaaaaaaaacgaaaagaaaagagaagaaggatgacagaaagaaagaaaagatggttTATTACTCACAATTCTCAAGAGGACTGGTTACACCACATCATGCAGGGCCACCAGGGTTGGGCAGGAGGCAGGAGTGAGGGGAAATCATGGGTAAAAGCTTTTATTGTGGTTTCCATGGGAAGGAGTGGGTGATTGGttagtttgaataatttcagcAGTGTCTGTGGTGTTTTGGCTTTCATTGGTTGTCTGGCATCTGATCATGGGGTGATTAGGGCAGGAGAAATACTAATTTGGCACATGAGAGTTCAATAAAGATGGTGGTTgagggtgggtggtggtggtggtgatatgGGCTTTGGATTGGTTCTTTTGCATCTGAAAGATACCCTCTGAGTGGAGTTCTTTGCTATTTCTAAGAACTGGCTCACTCTGGGAAGGGCAATGAGGGGCTAGATGCCAGAGCACCAGGAccacagaaaataagaaaataaagttaatacACTCTCAACAAGAGTCTTCACCATTGGGTCTCCAAAAGGTCATGGCAGCATTCTCATTCCAGCTACACTGAAGGCTTTACAAACCAGGAGATGGAGGACAGAGTGGAAAGGCAAGAGTAGAAAGGTGGGTCACAGTCCTGTCTTCTCTTGGACTGGAGTGGAGCAGATTGGGGCTGAGGTTAAGAGGAAAGTAAGACAATTGGGtttctgctgctgccactgccagAATACTGTTATACCAAACCTGGTAAGTCCCAGTTATACCCAATCTGGTAAGCCCCAATCATGTTTCTAGCTGTGAATAACAAGTTCAAATGACCTAACGTGGGTTCTGGTTTCCATCCTTCTCCATCCCCATCCTTAAAACTAGGATTCAGGATTCTGGACTAGCTCTCATTAGTTGATTATATGAGCTTGTACCTTGCTTCCTTCTCTGGTGCTCAGATTTTCCTGCCCTTGGGCTGATCCAGATGAGGGCTCAGCCACTGTGCTGCTTGCTGGTCCATGTTGCAGAACTCTCTGCCTCTCAGGGGCTTGTGTCAATCACTCCATCCTACAGTCCCAAGTGTGTAGATACTTGTTGGTTGAATAGGCACTGCCACCActggagaggagaaagggaaccccAGGACTGCTCCCTGAGTGTGGGAAAGGTGGCACTGGTATTTCCTGAGAAGCAAACACCTCCTCCTGGGGGAGTTTCTGTCTTAAGAATAGTTGGATGGAATTAAAGTGAAGTAAGTTCTTCAGTTACCATTAACACTGATTGATGttatttgatctctagtttcccTGTTCCCTTGAATGTATGTCAAGAATAAACTCCATACTTGTGTCCcagatctctctttctctctctcacacacacacattggatatacctttttttttttttttttaaatgtatgtggtggaactgggtcttagttgcagcatgcaggatttttatcTTTGTTGCAGCATACGGGATCTTTAGTCTTAGCTTGTGAAcacttagttgtggcaagtgggatctatttccctgcccagggattgaactctgcattggtaagatcccctggaggagggcatgacaacccactctagtatttttgcctggagaatcccttggacagaggagcgtggcaggctacagtccatagaggtgcacagagtcaaatacaactgaactgacttatcgtgcatgcatgcatgggagcatggagtcttaaccactggactagcagggaagtccttggatATACATAATTGAACATTCATATTCTCCTACTGCTGCCTTTACTTTCCCTGTATTATTTAATCCCTCATGAACGTTTTCCTTGTTACTGTTCAGATTCCCATCTCTGAGTGTTCTCCAAGCTGTAGCCCTGGATTTAGGAAACCTGTTTGGGACATGAAGCCTATCTTCTGCTTTGACTATGTCAATGCTCAGTGGGGAAGATTTCCAGCAAGACTGATAAA
It includes:
- the LOC509184 gene encoding transmembrane emp24 domain-containing protein 9 → MGRARAAGLALPLLLWQLLALAGGGAAFYLEVRELEEKCFIQEIPDGTVVIGNYKTELYDPAMEKYQPSPQWINLFVFVKDPENKNLLARQYGPRGSFTFTSQSPGEHEVCLHLKSIRFALFYDGKLAIHLDMQLGEHTNDHTELAANDKLTLLHLRIQQLVEQVEKIQKEQEYQRRREEHFRQTSESTNQRVLWWSILQTLILVATGIWQMQHLKSFFKAKKLV